The sequence below is a genomic window from Mytilus edulis chromosome 2, xbMytEdul2.2, whole genome shotgun sequence.
ttaaaagtacatgtttttCATCCTCTAATTTAAAAGCGAACGCTGTGAGATAGATTTTCCTTTTCATATCGAtcactttaattattttaatgaCGCTACATcgcaattaaaaaatataaaaagcaagTATTTAAATACGACGAAGAAAGTAAATTTTCTGTAGCAAATAGTGCCTTTTTAAATACACTCAATTTACAggtttgtatacatgtaatatgtgGTACATGTGAGGACTAACGTCACCCAACTATTTACGTTTACTGGTCACTGTCATCAAATTAAATCGGAcagcataaatataaaaaaataagaagtaTTCAAAACAGTTCCTATCACAATTTGCGAAAAAGAACTGTACATCGCTGACGTCAACGTAACAATACTTAAAATTGTTACATCGGCTGTACTGATAGTGACGACGTCGTCGCCATAGACGCGGTAAGAGTTTGAGTATAGCTTAACAAGGACACATAGATGTCAACAAACAGATTTTCATGGCCAGCAGGTTTGCAAAACTCTGCTTTTAACTTTATAACATCGGAAGATTTTGGATATGAACTAACTATCTTAGGGACTGGGTTGAACAGAAAACAGATTTGGACCCTGGAATTAAATCATGACGAAACAGTCTACATGAAGAATCGATTTGAACGCTATCTGACAGTTGATAAGTTTGGAGCCGTAAAATGTGAATTCGAGGAACTTATTGATGACGGGAAATTTAATATAGAATTCTCCCCTGATGGATCTGGTAGATGGGCTTTTAAAAGTGAAAAGTATGGGACATACTTAGGTGGAAATGATCAAAAGGTGGTATGCTTATCAAAAAAAGTTTCTGAAAATGAACTGTGGTATGTCCCAATGGCTAGACACCCACAAATTGTTCTAGGCAACAAAAGACGGAAGCGTTATTTTGGTCTAGTTGGAAATGAAGTTATATGCCAAGATAGAATTCCATGGGGACAGCATTCAATATTTACTTTAGAATATCATATGggtaaatatttaataaaaacgaGTGATAATAGATATCTACGTAAAGATGGCAATTTAACAGAATCTAAAGAACCGGGAACATCCTTTACATTGGAACTGAGAGTCAACTCAGAACCAAAGCTTGAAGGAATTGCCTTTCGGGATGACGAAGGAAAATACTTAGGTGGTGTTGGTATTGGTAGCCAGTCGGTTACTCTCAAAACCGACAGGAAAACAATAACAGACGAGGAAATCTTTCAATTGGAAGAAAGCAATCCCCAAGTTGTATTTGTGGCACCAAATGAAAACAACGTATCGATTCAAACCGGTTTCGGACTGTCTGCCAGTACAGATCAGGAAAGTCAAAAAGAAACTTTTCAGGTATGATTAATGTTTACACTATATAAAACCTCCTCCCCGAACAAAATCACCCCATCTCTCATTTAATTATCACATTAAGACTCAAATGCATGAAGTGTAtacaaataagatgtggtatgattactccACAAGATACCGATTTTCGTTGACAGTAACAACTATATGACTgtctgtacagccttcaacaatgagcaaaccgtTCGCAATCTTCAACATAAATGAAGCTGAAACTGTAtatcagaagaagaagaaaaaacaccaTATTTGAACGTTGCAGATTACTAGTAGTTGTCATACAAGCAATCACGTTTTTCTTGttaataaacgaaaaaaaagcGAAGGAATAACTTTTTTGTTGAAGTTCTAATCTTCATGGAATTGAAGTTATCATtcaacaaaatgtatcaaaaactCTGATCCCATTAAGAGTTCAAGACGGTCATATTTGTTTCAATAATATGTTTATCCATCAAAATTGATGAGTTTTGTCTATAATGATCTTAAATAAAGTCTGgagttttgtaaaagaaaatatgttaagACAATACCACATGTTTATCAGACAAAAATATTATCTTTAGAGCAGTATATGTACGTTGGATAAGTCTTTTTTTTAATCGTGCATTGTTCGTCTATGTTATGCTGAACtcttttttattaacattttctaaaagtTAAGTATTATTAATTTTTCAATCGGCTTTTTCGATGGAAATCAAGCCATTGATTGTTGAATTTTGTGTCGGCAGGGCAGTCAGGTTGTGCGGGCGTTTGGCTCTGTTTCCTTGTAATAACTTGAGTTGTACTTTTCTATTTTTAATATGATGTTACTGAATTCAAAATAGAGGTAAATAAAAAATAGAAGGTGTGGTAcgatggccaatgagacaactcctcaCAAGTGACCAaattgacacaaaaattaacaactatatatatcaccgtacggccttcaacaatgaacaaagcccataccacaaagtcagctacATAAGtccccgaaattacaaatgtaaatcaaaagaaagctaacggcctaataaatgtacaaaaaaagtgaacgaaaaacaaatatgtatcacagcaacaaacgtcaaccactgaattacagatctgagagtattcgcagttactgaTAGATATTTCAAAGCCAATACagcttataaaaaaatcatgcatctaggactaaattatcaatccaacatccaatggatttagtgtaaagacgtcataaacggTCATGGAAAAACACGATCTTGAGCAATGACAAAATACAGGTCTCGACAGATTATAGATCCATGAAAGtgcatatgtatatgtatataaccataatatttagtttgcttttaatttactgatgaacaaatagttatcaaaaccGGTGAAAATTATATTCAAAGTATGTTATTGACACTTTCACTTGTGATTGATTTAAAATGGGTACTATATATCGTTTCCGTGCAGTAacttataattcatattttgtaactgatgacaaaattaCGTCAATTCCGAAACTTACGATTTTCATATTTGCCATTCATAAGTTACGGTCCTTAATGATTGATTGGGAAATGGCACGTTGTTTTTGTGCAATAAATGAGGAACTACTCAACCAATGCTTTCCACATTTTCAAATATTGCTACTGATAACAAAACTTAGGTTGTAAATGTCTTTCAGGAGATATTACGATATCAATATAATCTTGAAAGCCTCTTGTTGTTTCATACCGTGGTAATCTAATACCAATAGTACAAATAAATGGACATATTTCTTTTGGGTTCGGCCGTTTATTGTTTTACGATCGTACGAACACGaagtgtaaaattgaaaaaaagtaattattACCGCAACCCATATAGTTTTGCTTTTGTTGATAAATTGACCGAAGAAAAAATGATGTGATGTAATTGTGTTGATGTAAACTTCCATTATTTTCAGATTGAATTCGACAATGATACCAATAAGTGGTACATCATCACATCGGAATACAAATTCTGGTCTGTTAGCCCGAGCAATAAAATAGAAGCAACTTCTTCAAGCCGCAACCCAGATTGTTTATTCCAGTTCGAATGGCTCTGTGGAACTGTTGCAGTAATAGCCGCAAATGGCAAATACGTTGGCATACAACCAAATGGTCAAATGACTGCTAAAAGTGATGGCATCGGTGCAAAGGAAATATTTAGaatcaaactcatcaatcgacaAATGTTGGTTTTAAAAGGTGACTATGGATATGTAGGGAAGAAGTCGTCGTCTTCGAAGGAACCAGTCTACTCGTGTAACAAATCAATGTACGAAGTATTGGAGCTGGAACATGGTGACAAAGGAGTCTATTACATCAAAGGCGACAATGGCAAATACTGGAATCTAAAAAACACAACAATCTCTCCAACTGGCACTGACCCGGAACCATTTATACTGGAATTTATGGGTCATTGTCTTTTGGCTATCCTTGCGCcaaacacaaaatatataaatggtgAGAAAAGTGGTGGGTTTGAAGCTACCACTCAGGTAATACAGAAATCGTGCTTGTGGCGATTCTAGGCAATACAAAGCTTTCGTTTTCCATTCTATTATCAGTTTGTATTAAAGGAATCAGAAACGAATTGTAATGTTTCTtgcataaattgttttattttttttaaaatgtgttgttttttgtttatcttttatcaATTAGTAAATAGATGATAGCGCTAAGATTTAAGTCAACAGTTtaaagttttggtttcaataAATACTCGTGGAGCAGATACATGTTAGCTTTATTGGAATATAAAAGTATCCGGCTGGGTTTTTAGATACAGAATCAGCATGGACTTTTACAGAGAGACAAATAGTACAACAGCATTGTATGTCCCTgtcaattcaaaattcaaaatgaaaattaatagtTTGCAGATTGAATTCTGTAAAATTTCACAGAATCATTTTCTAAACAATAACAAACTGAACTTGATACTCTAAATTCGATGGTGATCTtttatctagcagaataaaactttaatatttatgaattggtgcttcttttttttttttataaataatgaacataatatcaatttttcattttttccccGAAGTTTCCcctttaatataattatacttaCACAATATATTGTCACctttgaaatattcaaatatataattcATTCAAGTGAATGTTGATAATTTCTctttatctaaaatatttatatcatcagTGTTTAGTTATTGATAAGGAAGTGTTACTTAGCAAAACTAATCACAGAAAACAATATCCTATGAAGATCAATCTGTGTCACCGTGGAATGACTAAATATATGTATCTTAATGTTGTCACATAGATAAAGAATTGCAATTATAAAACTCTGATATAGTGACCGAATGATATGGCATTTTTGTTTTCCCGTTCGTAAATTCAATCAAAAGCAGCGAACATTTCATACAAGTGATGGTTTACTGACTTCTCTCAGCcactatatataatatttttttttagctcacctggatcAATGGACAAAGTGAGCTTTTCTAGTCATTTCGGCGTCCGTCGACCGTCGTCCCCCgttcgtcgtctgttaacttttacaaaaatcttctcctctgaaactactaggccaagtttaaccaaactggggccacaatcatcattatggttactagtttaaaaatgtgtccgatgacccggctaaccaaccaagatggccgtcatggctaattAGGATGCTGAAGGTTGACTTTCCGTATCCACCCAAAATATCTCCCCCGTTTCGTGTAGTAATAAAAAGTTTTTAAGCCCCTTATCAACCTTCAAACCTTTAAATCTGACTCAATATTCGTATTAACTTCTACATCGACatgaaaaacattgcaaatgtaGATTGTGTAGACCATGTAGACCCTCGCTAAAGAGCGTTACTACCATCGCACTTCGTCCTAGCTGTCAACAAGATAGCATCACAAAGCCACCATCGCACCCTCAGCGTGAtcaataagggagctaccatttgatttttatggcggggggggggggggggggggggggggggtgggggggggggggggggggggggggggggggggggggctaggatgaaatttgaaaaaaataggcaggacaggagttctgagtaaaaaaaaaggcaggatgagacactttgcaaattaaaagtcaggatgacaatttatgaaaaaaaagtcaagacaaactaataaaaaaaaaatgcaggaccgaaTGGAgtgaaaataaaaaggcaggacagagattacaactaaaaaaaatgcaggacaaaatttttcatcctagcacccccccccccccccccataaaaaatcaaatggtagctccctaacgcACTTCATCGTCAAAACCATCGTTTCTAAGCGTGACCATCGCGGTTGAGTGCAACAATTTATACTGTcccgtttttttttaatctaaaaaaaatgttttaaagtaaTTCATTCGTACGGAtgtattatcaaaaaaaaaaaaatccccacaAATTTGAATGTCTACTTTGCACTAAACATTTTCATTGAGTCTCGCAATGATCTGTATAAAATGACTTAAATGTttatttcgagaaaaaaaatcatgaatcttTCATTACGTCATTGCTTTGGCTAAGACTTACAAATTGAATCCTGTGCAAGTCCTTAAAAATATAATTCGATTTGCTAAAACATATGTATAATCTTAGTTATTAGTGTATATAATTTCGATATTAACACTATANNNNNNNNNNNNNNNNNNNNNNNNNNNNNNNNNNNNNNNNNNNNNNNNNNNNNNNNNNNNNNNNNNNNNNNNNNNNNNNNNNNNNNNNNNNNNNNNNNNNAGAAGTCGTCGTCTTCGAAGGAACCAGTCTACTCGTGTAACAAATCAATGTACGAAGTATTGGAGCTGGAACATGGTGACAAAGGAGTCTATTACATCAAAGGCGACAATGGCAAATACTGGAATCTAAAAAACACAACAATCTCTCCAACTGGCACTGACCCGGAACCATTTATACTGGAATTTATGGGTCATTGTCTTTTGGCTATCCTTGCGCcaaacacaaaatatataaatggtgAGAAAAGTGGTGGGTTTGAAGCTACCACTCAGGTAATACAGAAATCGTGCTTGTGGCGATTCTAGGCAATACAAAGCTTTCGTTTTCCATTCTATTATCAGTTTGTATTAAAGGAATCAGAAACGAATTGTAATGTTTCTtgcataaattgttttattttttttaaaatgtgttgttttttgtttatcttttatcaATTAGTAAATAGATGATAGCGCTAAGATTTAAGTCAACAGTTtaaagttttggtttcaataAATACTCGTGGAGCAGATACATGTTAGCTTTATTGGAATATAAAAGTATCCGGCTGGGTTTTTTAGATACAGAATCAGCATGGACTTTTACAGAGAGACAAATAGTACAACAGCATTGTATGTCCCTgtcaattcaaaattcaaaatgaaaattaatagtTTGCAGATTGAATTCTGTAAAATTTCACAGAATCATTTTCTAAACAATAACAAACTGAACTTGATACTCTAAATTCGATGGTGATCTtttatctagcagaataaaactttaatatttatgaattggtgcttcttttttttttttataaataatgaacataatatcaatttttcattttttcccgaagtttccctttaatataattatacttaCACAATATATTGTCACctttgaaatattcaaatatataattcATTCAAGTGAATGTTGATAATTTCTctttatctaaaatatttatatcatcagTGTTTAGTTATTGATAAGGAAGTGTTACTTAGCAAAACTAATCACAGAAAACAATATCCTATGAAGATCAATCTGTGTCACCGTGGAATGACTAAATATATGTATCTTAATGTTGTCACATAGATAAAGAATTGCAATTATAAACTCTGATATAGTGACCGAATGATATGGCATTTTGTTTTCCCGTTCGTAAATTCAATCAAAAGCAGCGAACATTTCATACAAGTGATGGTTTACTGACTTCTCTCAGCcactatatataatatttttttttagctcacctggatcAATGGACAAAGTGAGCTTTTCTAGTCATTCGGCGTCCGTCGACCGTCGTCcccgtcgtcgtctgttaacttttacaaaaatcttctcctctgaaactactaggccaagtttaaccaaactgggccacaatcatcattatggttactagtttaaaaatgtgtccgatgacccggctaaccaaccaagatggccgtcatggctaattAGGATGCTGAAGGTTGACTTTCCCGTATCCACCCAAAATATCTCCCCGTTTCGTGTAGTAATAAAAGTTTTTAAGCCCCTTATCAACCTACAAACCTTTAAATCTGACTCAATATTCGTATTAACTTCTACATCGACatgaaaaacattgcaaatgtaGATTGTGTAGACCATGTAGACCCTCGCTAAAGAGCGTTACTACCATCGCACTTCGTCCTAGCTGTCAACAAGATAGCATCACAAAGCCACCATCGCACCTCAGCGTGAtcaataagggagctaccatttgatttttatggcgggggggggggggggggggggggggggggggggggggctaggatgaaatttgaaaaaataggcaggacaggagttctgagtaaaaaaaaaggcaggatgagacactttgcaaattaaaagtcaggatgacaatttatgaaaaaaagtcaagacaaactaataaaaaaaaatgcaggaccgaatggagtgaaaaataaaaaggcaggacagagattacaactaaaaaaaatgcaggacaaaatttttcatcctagcaccccccccccccccccccataaaaatcaaatggtagctccctaacgcACTTCATCGTCAAACCATCGTTTCTAAGCGTGACCATCGCGGTTGAGTGCAACAATTTATACTGTcccgtttttttttaatctaaaaaaaatgttttaaagtaaTTCATTCGTACGGAtgtattatcaaaaaaaaaaaaatccccacaAATTTGAATGTCTACTTTGCACTAAACATTTTCATTGAGTCTCGCAATGATCTGTATAAAATGACTTAAATGTttatttcgagaaaaaaaatcatgaatcttTCATTACGTCATTGCTTTGGCTAAGACTTACAAATTGAATCCTGTGCAAGTCCTTAAAAATATAATTCGATTTGCTAAAACATATGTATAATCTTAGTTATTAGTGTATATAATTTCGATATTAACACCTATATGATCATATAATGTGATATTGTATACTGCTCGAAGATAAAACAATCATATTAAATCCGTAAAGTGTCTTTAATTTAACGCTTTagattaatgtaaataaaacttcTTATCAGTTACTACTCCATTGACACGCGCAATCGATACGTAGTGACATTTACAGTTAGCTGCGCGTGCCACTCACGTTCCGGAATACCAGACGACAATGTTATTGCCAGGAGACAAAAGCTGTACGTTATCAACCTATCCGATACAGTAGTCTAAATAAGAAAGATACAATTATCAGTAGCAATAAGGTATAAACGAGACTTATTTAACAGTGTGTAGTTTCAAATATTCTTTCTCTCTATAGTTGATACTGACATGTATACTTCAATTCTGCAAGCGGTGTTCATTTATAAAAGAGTTATGTCGTGACTTTTGTAGACTAATCTAAAGCTGTTATTTTATTAATCCCGTCCcaaccaaaaaacaaacaaaggcaACTACAACATTAAAACGACTATAAAaacatttggaaaaaaattagCTTGCAGATGTATACAACTTCAGCTAAAACTTTTAAAGTCAATATAAAAGCGACGATGTTttattatcttttataaattttccgtTTATGGACTGTGTGTGTGTGATATTGCGTTTGCGCCTTCTTCGATTTGTAGTTCCCAACTCACTCTCTATGTCCTGTTGGTACTTATTTGGCTATGCACAAGTTCATGCTATTCTCCGACTGCCTTTACGCTAAATCCGTTCGAGGTTGACGAATTAGTTCGGGTTTACAAGACATTGgacttttaaatttgtaaaatagttattttttaaATGCTTAGTACTAAATGTGCTTTGTCAAATTAACGTATACTGATTTTACACTATTGATTACTTTTGTGAATAAGAATAAGACGGCTGAGCGCTTAGAAAATGCTGAGCGTCGTATAAATCTTTTTGTGTCTGTACGTTGCCAGAAGCCTATAATCCGTGCAGTGGTTGACGCTGTTCTTGTGTGCTAtcttcgtttttcgtttttgttgtAATATTTCTACCCGATGATTGCTTTCTTTTGAGTTGTTTATTTCTCATACCGGGGCCTGTAtagctttttattgttttactcaTTAACGAAGGCCGTTCTATGACCAGTACGTTATTGTTCACatattctttcttcttttttttatttatagttttcTCATTATAAATCGTACAACATCTCCgttagttcaaataattatgacgtcttgaaaggctattatattttttttctttgacgcctaaAAAAAAAGGcgccaaagaaaaaaaatataatagcctttcaagacgtcataattattttgaattaaaaaggcctaaaaaataaataaatataatagtctttcaagacgtcataattatttggactacatctCCGTATACTTTTGTTTGCATTCCTTTCTATTTTTTGTCTTGGGCATAAAACTAtacatactttatatatatatatacatggaattttgattttttcgaaTCGTAGATGAAAATAAGTTATCatccattttatataaatatgcatatttTCAGTATCATACATGCAACGATGATATTGTATGGCCGGAtaaagaacatcaaaaccatgtTGGACAATGTTGAATTCTCAAACCTATTTATGAAATAGGTTTAGTGTTGTTTTCACTAAACCTGTTTCATGTGCAAAATACCAACCTAACAAAATAATTTAGTTTCAAATTTCGATTGATTGACCAGTTAAAACAAATTTGGAACTCGGCTAACAAAACTCTGCTTAATGCACTGCTTACAGGCTTTTCGCGGAAAATTgggaatttgaaaaatattttgaaattgacaaTGACTGAGATATCTATACACTTTGGAATTTCTGAACTTCAAATCATTCACTCCCATTAAAAGGGGGATGGTATTATATTGACAGAATTGAAAGAAagtgttctatatatatatatatgccagaATGGAGATATCGGAGACGAatatcactttatttttttttgcccagctttaaaagataaaagaaaaatattgataccaaataaaataataagcaGGATGTGATAAAATTCACACTGTTCAACTACAAAAAACCAAAGACACTCAGACAGCTTTGCAATTTCATAAGATGTATCAACAGTAAAATTGCTCCTTCTTCTCAACCATCATTTCAACCAACTCAAACTCTTAAAACTATGTCTTATAAACATGATTGTTTACGTTACTTGTGTGTGCTTGCGTGTGCATAtgatcatatttttatttatttttaactattttttttaatatattttttaatttaatagtatttaatatgtttttaacttctctgtaacccttatacttgcatgtttttttttgtgtgagaataaactatgtttttttttgtgaaaataaactatCTATTGCATTTTGTGCaaaatatgaatttgatataGGAGATCATATAATCCTGCAATTTTAAAATTTGCTTCTAAATGATAAACATCTACGTCACTATGCTGGGAATTGCATTTATTATAGTCTCCCACGTTGGTGAAACATATAGTAGTGATAAAAACCTAAATTAATTTAATACAACTATTGGCATAAAAGCCCTCAAAATCAGcgctttgaaaatattttatcttttttgttcGATCCAGATCGTAAAATGACCATAATAAATTAGATAACTAGGTGCAATACACGGAATCAAACTTTTAAAACACTCTAATTACATTTGTATCCAAGAAGTTATAATCCTGTTACCCGGGATACAACACTGCGGCGCGTGCCAACTTAAAGATAAGTTGCGGAAAACACTTACTGCACAAGACGACTGTGATCAATTGTCAAATGTCCACTTCGCTACAGAATTTATCAATAAAGGTGAAGTGATATAAAAACTCATTAAACGGCAGTGAAAACTGCAGATTAATTTCGGAGTTATAcgttctttttttcttcatttttagtcTTAAACTTAAAAATACTCGATCTTATTTTTCTATAAGAGGTGTAGTGGTGTATTGAATTTTTGCTTTGTATGAAACAATTTGATTTGTCCGAACCCAAATGATTAACCAATCAGCGCGGAGGAATAACGGTAGAAGTTTTAAGACAGATGGCGTAGGTCGTACTGCGGTCGGGTATTGCTATTCGTGAAGTGGTATGTATATTTGCATAATAATTAGTGTCGTTAGCGGAGAGATATAAACTGCAAAAGTTGACATATGGGATAAAAGTAGCAGCCGAAGCAACTAAAGGAACGCACCTTTTCGTAGGAGAGTATGAGTGGTATTTCCCCGAGAAATTGGATTTAATATGCAGCACTGTTCCTGATAAGGAAAGAACGAAGtcaaaagaagaaataaaaaaatgtaagtaTTAGTTTAATATCCGTATAAATGAGCATCACATTAACTAACTCATCATTTATAATTGTTACTTTTTATTATAACTGATATTTCGAAATAAAACTTTTCGTCTAAAAAtacaaataaggaaaaaaattatatataatattatatttttataaaataaacgaaaaaaaatgggtaaaaaaatatttaaacatcaaattCCAGATGGATACAGATATTATCTATAATATACAgcacttttttgtatttttttgtgtcttttttctacataaattgaaaataaattaatttagatAAACATGATTATTATATTATCTCTTTTGACAAATATGCAAATATCattcaaaataaaagtatatgtgaagttaaaaaacgaaaaatatattaTCATCTATTATATAGAAAACTATCCTTTTAGATTAAAAGAAAAGACGTGTTTTTAACTAAATTTTAATATGACAAACAAAAATTTATTAgccagaaaaaatatttatgatcgTTGTAATTATATTcaacaatatattataattaaataagTAATTGAAAGTTTACGACCCTAATTATTGGTCTTATGATATCAATGATTATTGGTCTGAAGGCATTAATTAGAAAGCCTTAACCTCAGATGAAATGACCATAACCGGAGTTTATGATCGTTTAAACATGCTGACCGTCTGGCTGAAGCAGATGGTTtactcctggtttgcccacttttaattctaccaattatctattagttaagaaaacaaaaaaaaacaaaaggttTAATGAGCATACAATTGTATAGTCTGTTCCAACTTAGGTATATAGTTTGTAAGTGTTTTTCTAGATATTCAGgttgtttttttgtatagaaaaataataaaaaaatcaaatattttttctcagaAATTTAATATCAATTCAATCAATTCATTCAACATACATATACAgcaaataactaaaaaatgatattcagttATAAAATTGTCTTTATGTTCATTAGTTTCTGAATGATTttcatgatagaaatatatttataaactgaGTTCTCTTTTATTgcaaactttatttaataaattaattaattttataaatgcattgcataagGAAATAATTAAGCACAAAACAGTAATAAGGGCACTATATGTAAAATGATGAGAAatacaatcaataattaaaaatatttgttgataaattgaaatatttattcatttaagtacacattttttttttaataaaatacattatcctaccaaatacatgtacatataaaataaagaaaatttttgcacattttccttgatttaatagcagaataaaatattcttttttaattttacaggtaaaataaaaggtaaaaaatatgactataattcagaaataaactataattgttaaaacaacaattccctctatgtttacatatacatgtaattaaaagtgggcaaaccaggatgaCACCAAACCCTGCTTGGTGtcatcctggtttgcccacttttaattacatgtatgacGACTACCTTAAGACTCTAGGTGAATAATGAACTACAGGGGGCAGATGTATGGCTATCGTT
It includes:
- the LOC139512830 gene encoding fascin-like; translated protein: MSTNRFSWPAGLQNSAFNFITSEDFGYELTILGTGLNRKQIWTLELNHDETVYMKNRFERYLTVDKFGAVKCEFEELIDDGKFNIEFSPDGSGRWAFKSEKYGTYLGGNDQKVVCLSKKVSENELWYVPMARHPQIVLGNKRRKRYFGLVGNEVICQDRIPWGQHSIFTLEYHMGKYLIKTSDNRYLRKDGNLTESKEPGTSFTLELRVNSEPKLEGIAFRDDEGKYLGGVGIGSQSVTLKTDRKTITDEEIFQLEESNPQVVFVAPNENNVSIQTGFGLSASTDQESQKETFQIEFDNDTNKWYIITSEYKFWSVSPSNKIEATSSSRNPDCLFQFEWLCGTVAVIAANGKYVGIQPNGQMTAKSDGIGAKEIFRIKLINRQMLVLKGDYGYVGKKSSSSKEPVYSCNKSMYEVLELEHGDKGVYYIKGDNGKYWNLKNTTISPTGTDPEPFILEFMGHCLLAILAPNTKYINGEKSGGFEATTQVIQKSCLWRF